One window of Leptospira yasudae genomic DNA carries:
- a CDS encoding GNAT family N-acetyltransferase: MEARILNKTDLDWLFVLEAECFGSGAWTTEMLYSHLEEASAIGATDLCYILYKLSGEEIEIYRVAVHPRHRKKGIAKKLLDYLLNSEREKSFFLEVSSLNLPAIGLYEACGFQRIHVRKRYYEDGSDALIYKKASPDVSEIFNFEVPD, from the coding sequence GTGGAAGCGAGAATTCTAAATAAAACGGATCTGGATTGGCTCTTTGTCTTGGAAGCCGAGTGTTTTGGAAGCGGCGCTTGGACAACGGAAATGTTATATTCTCATCTCGAAGAAGCTTCCGCGATCGGAGCGACTGATCTCTGTTATATTCTTTACAAACTTTCCGGCGAAGAGATCGAAATCTATCGCGTCGCCGTTCATCCTCGTCATCGAAAGAAGGGAATCGCGAAAAAACTTTTGGATTATCTTTTGAATTCCGAAAGGGAGAAGAGTTTTTTCTTGGAAGTGAGTTCACTCAATCTTCCCGCAATCGGTTTGTACGAAGCCTGCGGCTTTCAAAGAATCCACGTGCGAAAACGTTATTACGAAGACGGCTCCGATGCGTTGATCTACAAAAAGGCGTCGCCGGACGTTTCCGAAATCTTCAACTTCGAAGTGCCGGATTAA
- a CDS encoding DoxX family membrane protein, giving the protein MKKIGKIVYAVPFAIFGLFHFISGPAMAGIVPSYIPFPVIWVYLIGLALIAASVSIITGIKTHLATILLAVLLGIFVVLVHLPGAAAGNQASTVALLKDVSLLGAALLIAGSTKD; this is encoded by the coding sequence ATGAAAAAAATAGGTAAAATCGTCTATGCGGTCCCCTTCGCGATTTTCGGATTGTTCCATTTTATCTCCGGTCCAGCGATGGCTGGAATCGTTCCTTCTTATATTCCCTTTCCCGTAATTTGGGTTTATCTCATTGGTTTGGCGTTGATCGCGGCATCCGTTTCGATCATCACGGGAATCAAAACCCATCTCGCGACGATTCTTCTCGCGGTGCTTTTGGGAATTTTCGTAGTGTTGGTACATCTTCCCGGCGCGGCTGCGGGCAACCAAGCTTCCACGGTCGCTCTTTTGAAAGACGTTTCCCTTTTAGGAGCCGCTCTTTTGATCGCGGGCAGCACAAAAGACTAA